A genomic stretch from Thermomonospora umbrina includes:
- a CDS encoding TetR/AcrR family transcriptional regulator, whose amino-acid sequence MSVNGRRRHHRRHGSRRTQEERRNATQARILDATAEALADLGWAGLSTTEVSRRAGVSRGAQQHHYPTKMALVAAALEHLLGRLRREYEEAFAALPDEWRDVDGALDLFWEMLRQPPAMALLELALAGRTDDTLRGLSADLNERVVVIIKEVFHELFPETLPPELVDTTIRSLFALLVGLSIQNSLDDDVHGHQAAVMSQVKLLAQLLISEEKEPRHDQTPRPVG is encoded by the coding sequence GTGTCAGTCAACGGACGTCGCAGGCATCACCGCAGGCACGGGAGCCGCCGCACCCAGGAGGAGCGTCGGAACGCCACCCAGGCGCGCATCCTGGACGCCACCGCCGAGGCGCTCGCCGACCTCGGGTGGGCCGGACTGTCCACGACCGAGGTGTCCCGCCGCGCCGGGGTGTCGCGCGGCGCGCAGCAGCACCACTACCCCACCAAGATGGCGCTGGTCGCCGCCGCCCTCGAGCACCTGCTCGGACGGCTGCGCCGCGAGTACGAGGAGGCGTTCGCCGCGCTGCCGGACGAGTGGCGCGACGTGGACGGCGCACTCGACCTCTTCTGGGAGATGCTGCGCCAACCCCCCGCGATGGCGCTGCTGGAGCTGGCGCTCGCCGGCCGCACCGACGACACCCTGCGCGGGCTCAGCGCCGACCTCAACGAGCGCGTCGTGGTGATCATCAAAGAGGTCTTCCACGAGCTGTTCCCCGAGACCCTGCCGCCCGAGCTGGTCGACACCACCATCCGGTCGCTGTTCGCCCTGCTGGTCGGTCTGTCCATCCAGAACTCCCTCGACGACGACGTCCACGGCCACCAGGCCGCCGTGATGTCACAGGTCAAACTCCTCGCCCAGTTGCTGATCTCCGAAGAGAAGGAGCCTCGTCATGACCAAACCCCCCGCCCAGTTGGCTGA
- a CDS encoding helix-turn-helix domain-containing protein — translation MTEGLTPETLEEPFSLPPHLARLMRPELPSLTNEIIAQIRRAIPEYARPIEGPYGQTLRLGVERALSSFIDQIAGSTAENERRDDLCRRLGQFEAQEGRSLDSLQAAYRIGAQVAWRRVMRLGGRYNVSAQNISKLADALFNYIDELSSLSLEGYLEAKARPAGALEERRRRLLRLMLARPQVPDAAIAELAHFAEWNVPDELTMIAVQPGGRAVRTIVDDDILLDLSDDRPHAMMPGALDAGRRTMLEAAFPESRIAVGLTVQPAHAADSLRWARQALDLVTAGVIRDGRVTQCQDHLLTLWLMADQALLDQLARRRLSAMNDLTANQRERLTETLRTWLATRGTAAQIADLLHIHPQTVRYRIRKLELTLGDQLGDPDSRFAIEVVLRALWLREQAGEDRRGGGPPRRNV, via the coding sequence ATGACGGAGGGTCTCACCCCGGAGACCTTGGAGGAGCCGTTCTCGCTGCCCCCGCATCTCGCACGGCTCATGCGGCCCGAGCTCCCCAGCCTGACCAACGAGATCATCGCCCAGATCCGGCGGGCCATCCCCGAGTACGCCCGCCCCATCGAGGGCCCCTACGGGCAGACGCTGCGGCTGGGCGTGGAGCGGGCGCTGAGCTCGTTCATCGACCAGATCGCCGGATCCACCGCGGAGAACGAGCGCCGCGACGATCTGTGCCGCCGGCTCGGCCAGTTCGAGGCGCAGGAGGGACGCAGTCTGGACAGCCTCCAGGCGGCGTACCGGATCGGCGCGCAGGTCGCCTGGCGCCGGGTCATGCGGCTCGGCGGGCGCTACAACGTGTCGGCCCAGAACATCTCCAAGCTCGCCGACGCCTTGTTCAACTACATCGACGAACTGTCCTCGCTGTCGCTGGAGGGCTATCTGGAGGCCAAGGCGCGGCCCGCCGGGGCGCTGGAGGAACGGCGCCGGCGGCTGTTGCGGCTCATGCTGGCCCGCCCGCAGGTGCCGGACGCCGCGATCGCCGAACTGGCGCACTTCGCGGAGTGGAACGTACCGGACGAGCTGACCATGATCGCCGTTCAGCCCGGCGGTCGGGCGGTGCGGACCATCGTCGACGACGACATCCTCCTCGACCTGTCCGACGACCGGCCGCACGCGATGATGCCCGGCGCGCTGGACGCCGGCCGGCGCACGATGCTGGAGGCCGCCTTCCCCGAGTCGCGGATCGCGGTGGGCCTCACGGTGCAGCCCGCGCACGCCGCCGACTCGCTGCGCTGGGCGCGGCAGGCCCTCGACCTGGTGACGGCCGGCGTGATCCGCGACGGCCGCGTCACGCAGTGCCAGGACCATCTGCTGACCCTGTGGCTGATGGCCGACCAGGCGCTGCTGGACCAGCTCGCGCGCCGGCGGCTGAGCGCGATGAACGATCTGACGGCCAACCAGCGCGAGCGGCTGACCGAGACGCTGCGCACCTGGCTGGCCACCCGGGGCACCGCCGCGCAGATCGCCGACCTGCTGCACATCCATCCGCAGACCGTCCGCTACCGCATCCGGAAGCTGGAGCTGACCCTCGGCGACCAGCTCGGCGACCCCGACTCCCGGTTCGCCATCGAGGTGGTGCTGCGCGCGCTGTGGCTGCGCGAGCAGGCGGGCGAGGACCGGAGGGGAGGCGGGCCGCCGCGGCGGAATGTGTGA
- a CDS encoding ABC transporter permease: MIRLALREMGARKRRLIGSLTSVFLGVSFLAGTLVLADTLQSGINGFFTDAYAGTDVSVRSSTRVSTLPGRPRGMIDGSVVERVRRVPGVAAAEPMIQGNGQILRADGRPMDSDGPRNAGNWVADTELNPYRIVAGRAPRTVDEVVINKAAADDAALKVGDRTVVLTPSRVPVTIVGISRFGEEDALGGSTFAAFTLEGARRHIAQGQDRVTGVAVRAASGVDDDDLLTRVRSVLPAGTEALTGTALAEESMNEVNEQFIGVFRMAMLAFAGVALLVAAFSIHNTFSIQMAQRTRESALLRALGAGRGQVLALVAIEALAVGVAATVAGLAGGYGVAVLLKELFAAAGMGFPVEGVVFKVGTVLIAAPVGVIVTALAVVVPVLKASRVAPLAALRESAAERPNRRSSESRALIGVSLGLVGGGAVVWGGLAGAMPITAAGALTCTVVMVLLAPIAAGPVSSLLGRPATRLRGVGGGLARRNAMRNPRRTAGAATALMIGIGVVTLLTVFAGSMRASLEDEVAGSFRGELVVNSGNDLVGGLDPALAERVAALPQVASAAGLGRGDVVLDGKEQDVTVADPARLGRVLRLDVEEGRLGGFAISRDAADDHGWKVGTAVPVTFADGARTTQTVTAIYGSPGPAGDYLLPRSVWSAHERQALDMMTLVDLRDGASMATAKTAIGEVVRPYGAPEVQDRAEFVAAQTENMNAFLTVVYVMLALAILIALLGIANTLAQSIHERTRELGLLRAVGATRGQIRSMVRWESVIVALFGTAGGVALGLFLGWGLAGAALDSFAAPPVQLAVIALVGGLTGVLAAIRPARRAARLDALTAIAAP, from the coding sequence GTGATCCGGCTCGCACTGAGGGAGATGGGGGCGCGCAAGCGCAGGCTGATCGGGTCGCTGACGTCGGTGTTCCTCGGGGTGTCGTTCCTCGCCGGGACGCTGGTGCTGGCGGACACGCTGCAGTCGGGCATCAACGGGTTCTTCACCGACGCGTACGCGGGCACCGACGTGAGCGTGCGCAGCTCCACCCGCGTCTCGACCCTGCCGGGCCGGCCGCGCGGCATGATCGACGGCTCGGTGGTGGAACGCGTCCGGCGGGTGCCGGGGGTGGCCGCCGCCGAGCCGATGATCCAGGGCAACGGGCAGATCCTCCGAGCGGACGGCCGGCCGATGGACAGCGACGGCCCGCGCAACGCCGGCAACTGGGTCGCCGACACCGAGCTGAACCCGTACCGGATCGTGGCCGGCCGCGCCCCCCGCACCGTGGACGAGGTCGTGATCAACAAGGCCGCCGCCGACGACGCCGCGCTGAAGGTCGGCGACCGCACCGTCGTGCTCACCCCGTCCCGCGTGCCGGTGACGATCGTCGGCATCAGCAGGTTCGGCGAGGAGGACGCCCTCGGCGGATCGACGTTCGCCGCGTTCACGTTGGAAGGGGCGCGGCGGCACATCGCGCAGGGGCAGGACCGGGTGACCGGGGTCGCCGTGCGGGCCGCGTCCGGCGTGGACGACGACGATCTGCTGACGCGGGTGCGCTCCGTGCTGCCCGCGGGCACCGAGGCGCTGACCGGCACGGCGCTCGCCGAGGAGAGCATGAACGAGGTGAACGAGCAGTTCATCGGCGTCTTCCGGATGGCGATGCTCGCGTTCGCCGGCGTCGCGCTGCTGGTGGCGGCGTTCAGCATCCACAACACGTTCTCGATCCAGATGGCGCAGCGGACCCGCGAGTCGGCGCTGCTGCGGGCGCTCGGCGCCGGACGCGGGCAGGTCCTGGCGCTGGTGGCGATCGAGGCGCTGGCGGTCGGCGTGGCCGCGACCGTCGCCGGACTGGCGGGCGGCTACGGCGTCGCCGTGCTGCTCAAGGAGCTGTTCGCCGCCGCCGGGATGGGCTTCCCCGTGGAGGGTGTGGTGTTCAAGGTCGGCACGGTGTTGATCGCCGCGCCGGTGGGTGTCATCGTCACGGCGCTGGCGGTCGTCGTGCCGGTCCTCAAGGCGTCCCGCGTGGCTCCGCTGGCGGCGTTGCGCGAGTCGGCGGCGGAACGGCCGAACCGGCGCTCCTCGGAGTCGCGGGCGCTGATCGGGGTCTCCCTCGGTCTGGTCGGAGGCGGAGCGGTCGTCTGGGGCGGCCTCGCCGGGGCCATGCCGATCACCGCGGCGGGCGCGCTGACCTGCACGGTCGTCATGGTGCTGCTGGCCCCCATCGCCGCGGGCCCGGTCTCCTCGCTGCTCGGCCGTCCCGCGACGCGACTGCGCGGCGTCGGCGGCGGTCTGGCCCGACGCAACGCCATGCGCAATCCGCGCCGGACCGCGGGCGCCGCGACCGCCCTGATGATCGGGATCGGGGTCGTCACCCTGCTCACCGTGTTCGCGGGCTCGATGCGGGCGTCCCTGGAGGACGAGGTCGCCGGCTCGTTCCGGGGCGAACTGGTCGTCAACAGCGGCAACGACCTCGTCGGCGGACTCGACCCCGCCCTGGCGGAGCGGGTCGCGGCGCTGCCGCAGGTCGCCTCGGCCGCCGGGCTCGGACGCGGCGACGTGGTCCTCGACGGGAAGGAGCAGGACGTCACGGTCGCCGACCCCGCGCGTCTCGGGCGGGTGCTGCGCCTGGACGTGGAGGAGGGCCGGCTCGGCGGGTTCGCGATCTCCCGGGACGCCGCCGACGACCACGGCTGGAAGGTCGGGACGGCGGTGCCCGTCACGTTCGCCGACGGGGCCCGCACGACGCAGACGGTCACCGCGATCTACGGCTCACCGGGACCGGCGGGCGACTACCTCCTGCCCCGGAGCGTGTGGAGCGCCCACGAACGGCAGGCCCTGGACATGATGACCTTGGTGGACCTGAGGGACGGGGCCTCCATGGCCACCGCCAAGACGGCGATCGGCGAGGTCGTCCGGCCCTACGGCGCGCCCGAGGTGCAGGACCGGGCCGAGTTCGTGGCCGCGCAGACCGAGAACATGAACGCCTTCCTGACCGTCGTCTACGTGATGCTGGCGCTGGCGATCCTCATCGCCCTGCTGGGCATCGCCAACACGCTGGCCCAGTCCATCCACGAACGCACCCGTGAGCTGGGACTGCTGCGGGCGGTCGGCGCCACCCGGGGCCAGATCCGTTCGATGGTGCGTTGGGAGTCGGTGATCGTGGCGCTGTTCGGCACCGCCGGCGGGGTCGCCCTGGGGCTGTTCCTCGGCTGGGGTCTGGCGGGCGCCGCCCTCGACTCGTTCGCCGCCCCGCCCGTCCAACTCGCGGTGATCGCGCTGGTCGGCGGGCTCACGGGAGTACTGGCGGCGATCCGCCCGGCCCGCCGGGCCGCCCGCCTCGACGCGCTCACGGCCATCGCCGCACCGTGA
- a CDS encoding flavin-containing monooxygenase: MTNTDTTGARPAREREQVVIIGTGFSGLGMAIALKRAGMHDFVILEKADEVGGTWRENTYPGCACDIMSLLYSYSFEPKADWSRMFPRQEELLDYIKGVVDKYGLRRHIRFNVEVTGTEYDDATDSWQIATATGEMIGARVLVSAMGPLHRPSIPDLPGMETFAGRTFHSAEWDHDYDLTGKRVAVIGTGASAIQFVPRIAERVASLTLFQRTPPWIIPKPDRRVTEVEKNLFRNVPGVQRAYRNGIYLMQESFVLGFKNPRLLKAASGLAQWHLHRQVKDPALRRKLTPDYTMGCKRTLVSSDYYPALTRPNVDLVTDGVKEIRENSIVRGDGTEIEVDAIIFGTGFHVTDAFENAHIVGRHGVKIQDAWKDGIQAHLGVSVAGFPNLFLLLGPNSGLGHNSMIFIIEAQVRYVMQCLRLLAAGDATRISVRPTVQDRFNAWVQRKSEGAVWVAGGCTSWYLDRNGKNRAAWPASTVNYWLRTRRLRRSDFELATVRDPVGADL; the protein is encoded by the coding sequence GTGACGAACACCGACACCACCGGAGCGCGTCCCGCCCGCGAGCGCGAGCAGGTCGTCATCATCGGGACCGGGTTCTCCGGCCTCGGCATGGCGATCGCCCTGAAGCGGGCCGGGATGCACGACTTCGTCATCCTGGAGAAGGCCGACGAGGTCGGCGGCACCTGGCGGGAGAACACCTACCCCGGGTGCGCCTGCGACATCATGTCGCTGCTCTACTCGTACTCGTTCGAGCCCAAGGCCGACTGGTCGCGGATGTTCCCCCGCCAGGAGGAGCTGCTCGACTACATCAAGGGTGTCGTCGACAAGTACGGCCTGCGCCGCCACATCCGCTTCAACGTCGAGGTCACCGGCACCGAGTACGACGACGCGACGGACTCCTGGCAGATCGCCACCGCCACCGGCGAGATGATCGGGGCACGGGTGCTGGTGTCGGCGATGGGACCGCTCCATCGCCCCAGCATCCCCGACCTCCCCGGCATGGAGACGTTCGCGGGCCGGACGTTCCACTCCGCCGAGTGGGACCACGACTACGACCTCACCGGCAAGCGCGTCGCCGTCATCGGGACGGGCGCGTCGGCGATCCAGTTCGTCCCTCGGATCGCCGAGCGGGTCGCGTCGCTGACGCTGTTCCAGCGCACCCCGCCGTGGATCATCCCCAAGCCCGACCGCCGCGTCACCGAGGTCGAGAAGAACCTGTTCCGGAACGTTCCGGGCGTCCAGCGGGCGTACCGGAACGGCATCTACCTGATGCAGGAGAGCTTCGTCCTCGGGTTCAAGAACCCCCGGCTGCTCAAGGCCGCGAGCGGCCTGGCCCAGTGGCACCTGCACCGCCAGGTCAAGGACCCGGCGCTGCGCCGCAAGCTGACCCCCGACTACACGATGGGCTGCAAGCGGACGCTGGTGTCCAGCGACTACTACCCGGCGCTCACCCGGCCCAACGTCGACCTCGTCACCGACGGTGTCAAGGAGATCCGCGAGAACTCGATCGTCCGCGGCGACGGCACCGAGATCGAGGTCGACGCGATCATCTTCGGCACCGGCTTCCACGTGACCGACGCCTTCGAGAACGCGCACATCGTCGGCCGCCACGGCGTCAAGATCCAGGACGCGTGGAAGGACGGCATCCAGGCCCACCTGGGTGTCTCCGTGGCCGGCTTCCCCAACCTGTTCCTGCTGCTGGGGCCCAACTCCGGACTCGGCCACAACTCGATGATCTTCATCATCGAGGCCCAGGTCCGGTACGTCATGCAGTGCCTGCGACTGCTCGCCGCCGGCGACGCCACCCGCATCTCCGTCCGCCCCACCGTCCAGGACCGCTTCAACGCCTGGGTGCAGCGCAAGTCCGAGGGCGCCGTCTGGGTGGCCGGCGGCTGCACCAGTTGGTATCTGGACCGCAACGGCAAGAACCGCGCCGCCTGGCCGGCCTCCACGGTCAACTACTGGCTGCGGACCCGCCGCCTGCGCCGGTCGGACTTCGAACTGGCCACCGTCCGAGATCCCGTCGGCGCGGACCTGTGA
- a CDS encoding helix-turn-helix domain-containing protein, translating into MARAIETEIRRSLPEYAHPGEGRDMPGAIHDLLGAFVEEIAAPGSATERLEKLCDGLGQFEAYEGRSLDSLLAAYRIGTQVAWRRVMQVAKRHQLTAPVMLLLADAVFTYMDTLSALSRRGFLDAMARFEGEVEERRRRLLHLVLERPAVPRAAIAELAEAARWTVPEEVTLVALWGDVQEIRPALDGDLLVDLTGAQPHLLVPGPLTSARRAMLERASAQRPAAVGLTVPLEEAADSLRWARQALSLTEAGIIGDGRLTMCEDHLLSLWLLTDTALVDELAERLIDEAGLASGHRLIETLGTWLESRGTAAEIADRLHVHPQTVRYRIRRIKDIMGDRLDDPDTRFALEVVLRAMRLRERSCRAGETRPAMTFRAS; encoded by the coding sequence GTGGCCCGGGCCATCGAGACCGAGATCCGCCGCAGCCTCCCGGAGTACGCCCACCCGGGAGAGGGCCGGGACATGCCGGGCGCCATCCATGACCTGCTGGGCGCGTTCGTCGAGGAGATCGCCGCCCCGGGCTCGGCCACGGAGCGGCTGGAGAAGCTGTGCGACGGGCTCGGCCAGTTCGAGGCGTACGAGGGCCGGAGCCTGGACAGCCTGCTGGCCGCGTACCGCATCGGGACGCAGGTGGCCTGGCGGCGGGTGATGCAGGTGGCCAAGCGCCATCAGTTGACGGCGCCGGTGATGCTGCTGCTGGCCGACGCCGTGTTCACCTACATGGACACGCTGTCGGCGCTGTCCCGCCGCGGCTTCCTGGACGCGATGGCCCGCTTCGAGGGAGAGGTCGAGGAGAGGCGGCGGCGGCTGCTGCACCTCGTCCTGGAGCGGCCGGCCGTGCCCCGCGCGGCGATCGCCGAGCTGGCCGAGGCGGCGCGGTGGACGGTGCCCGAGGAGGTGACGCTGGTGGCGCTGTGGGGCGACGTCCAGGAGATCCGGCCCGCGCTGGACGGCGACCTGCTCGTCGACCTCACCGGGGCGCAGCCGCACCTGCTGGTCCCCGGGCCGCTGACCTCGGCGCGGCGGGCCATGCTGGAGCGGGCGAGCGCGCAGCGTCCGGCGGCGGTCGGGCTGACCGTTCCCCTGGAGGAGGCGGCGGACTCGCTGCGGTGGGCGCGCCAGGCGCTGTCCCTGACCGAGGCGGGGATCATCGGCGACGGCCGGCTGACGATGTGCGAGGACCATCTGCTGTCGCTGTGGCTGCTGACCGACACGGCCCTGGTGGACGAGCTGGCGGAACGGCTGATCGACGAGGCCGGGCTGGCGTCGGGCCACCGGCTGATCGAGACGCTCGGGACGTGGCTGGAGAGCCGGGGAACGGCCGCCGAGATCGCCGACCGGTTGCACGTCCATCCGCAGACGGTGCGGTACCGGATCCGCCGGATCAAGGACATCATGGGCGATCGCCTGGACGATCCGGACACCCGGTTCGCGCTGGAGGTCGTGCTGCGCGCCATGCGGTTGCGGGAACGGTCGTGCCGGGCGGGCGAGACGCGCCCGGCGATGACGTTCCGCGCCTCCTGA
- a CDS encoding SDR family NAD(P)-dependent oxidoreductase, whose product MKIAIVTGGASGIGRAIATSLVARGDTVIVSDIDTAGAEAVADRLNTLGRGKAHAAPLDVTDAAAVTRLYQDVHNDHGRLDLVFNNAGISIGGLAEELTLDHWHRAVDINLMGVVHGVHAAYPLMLEQRSGHIVNTASLAGLVPMPMGIPYTATKHAVVGLSLGLRAEAAAKGVKVSVVCPGFVDTPLLANVNKDLPHTTLSGDSREAIRKQAGGFYSAERLADDIMLGIRRNKALIVAPALGRAAWRGARLNPAAAVRMAAIGVWRHRRDQRHG is encoded by the coding sequence ATGAAGATCGCGATCGTGACCGGCGGAGCGTCCGGCATCGGCCGCGCGATCGCCACGTCCCTCGTGGCCCGCGGCGACACCGTCATCGTCTCCGACATCGACACCGCCGGCGCCGAGGCCGTCGCCGACCGCCTCAACACCCTCGGCAGGGGCAAGGCGCACGCCGCACCACTGGACGTCACCGACGCCGCCGCCGTCACCCGCCTGTACCAGGACGTCCACAATGACCACGGACGACTCGATCTGGTGTTCAACAACGCGGGCATCTCCATCGGCGGACTGGCCGAGGAACTCACCCTCGACCACTGGCATCGCGCCGTCGACATCAACCTCATGGGCGTCGTCCACGGCGTCCACGCCGCCTACCCCCTGATGCTGGAACAACGCTCAGGACACATCGTCAACACCGCCTCGCTCGCCGGCCTCGTCCCGATGCCCATGGGCATCCCGTACACGGCGACCAAGCACGCGGTCGTCGGCCTCTCCTTGGGCCTTCGCGCCGAGGCCGCCGCCAAGGGCGTCAAGGTCAGCGTCGTCTGCCCCGGCTTCGTCGACACCCCGCTGCTGGCCAACGTCAACAAGGATCTGCCCCACACCACCCTCAGCGGCGACAGCCGCGAGGCCATCCGCAAGCAGGCGGGGGGCTTCTACTCCGCCGAACGACTCGCCGACGACATCATGCTCGGCATCCGCCGCAACAAGGCCCTCATCGTCGCCCCGGCCCTCGGCCGCGCCGCCTGGCGCGGCGCGCGCCTCAACCCGGCCGCCGCCGTCCGCATGGCCGCCATCGGCGTCTGGCGGCACCGCCGCGACCAACGCCACGGCTGA
- a CDS encoding ABC transporter ATP-binding protein translates to MNGTKERTGGARTVGLSKVYGTGDTAVRALDDVDLELVAGRFTAIMGPSGAGKSTLMHCVAGLDKPTAGRVFVGDVEIGTLSDKRLTRLRRERIGFVFQAFNLIPTLTALENITLPATLAGTRVDAAWLDTVVAAVGLRERLGHRPSELSGGQQQRVAVARALASRPQVIFADEPTGNLDSRSGEEVLMFLRTAVDELGQTVAMVTHDPVAAAYADEVVFLADGRIVDVMAAPTAAGVLDRMKNLEGTS, encoded by the coding sequence ATGAACGGAACGAAGGAGAGGACCGGCGGGGCACGCACCGTCGGCCTCAGCAAGGTGTACGGAACGGGCGACACGGCCGTGCGCGCCCTGGACGACGTCGATCTGGAGTTGGTCGCCGGGCGCTTCACCGCCATCATGGGGCCGTCCGGCGCGGGCAAGTCGACGCTGATGCACTGCGTCGCCGGGCTGGACAAGCCCACCGCCGGGCGGGTGTTCGTCGGGGACGTGGAGATCGGCACGCTGTCGGACAAGCGGTTGACCCGGCTGCGGCGGGAGCGGATCGGCTTCGTGTTCCAGGCGTTCAACCTGATCCCGACGCTCACCGCGCTGGAGAACATCACCCTGCCGGCCACCCTGGCGGGCACCCGGGTCGACGCCGCCTGGCTCGACACCGTGGTCGCGGCGGTGGGGCTGCGGGAGCGCCTCGGGCACCGGCCGTCCGAGCTGTCCGGCGGTCAGCAGCAGCGGGTGGCGGTGGCGCGGGCGCTGGCGTCCCGCCCGCAGGTCATCTTCGCCGACGAGCCCACCGGGAACCTCGACTCGCGATCGGGCGAGGAGGTCCTGATGTTCCTGCGCACCGCCGTCGACGAGCTGGGGCAGACGGTGGCGATGGTGACGCACGACCCCGTGGCCGCAGCCTACGCCGACGAGGTGGTCTTCCTGGCCGACGGACGGATCGTGGACGTCATGGCGGCCCCCACCGCCGCCGGCGTGCTCGACCGGATGAAGAACCTGGAGGGCACGTCGTGA
- a CDS encoding AurF N-oxygenase family protein, with amino-acid sequence MTKPPAQLAEEVREQVKDRTSYLGVIDRLNKASVDKHWEAYADIPWEDPEFQVDPDDPRWVMSPALDPLAQTEWYKAQPAEVQSQIGLWRVATAMKVGLQFENLLKRGLLNYAYWLPNGRPEFRYVYHETTEECNHGMMFQEFVNRTKMPIRGMPKSLTTLAQVAPWIPLISTELFFVFVLGGEDPIDFVQRKSLKGGHIKHPLEETIMKIHIAEEARHISFARHYLKHRVPNLSKAEKRMLGLLAPVVLGVMARIMLCPPGPMVRHFDIPREVVKEAYGSPEFKQQLRDCVGKIRDLMAELDLITPVNKQVWAALGIWDKPRTRSVAGRAAKAA; translated from the coding sequence ATGACCAAACCCCCCGCCCAGTTGGCTGAAGAGGTCAGGGAACAGGTCAAGGACCGCACGTCGTACCTCGGTGTCATCGACCGACTGAACAAGGCCTCCGTGGACAAGCACTGGGAGGCGTACGCCGACATCCCCTGGGAGGACCCCGAGTTCCAGGTGGACCCCGACGATCCCCGTTGGGTGATGTCCCCTGCGCTGGACCCGCTGGCCCAGACGGAGTGGTACAAGGCGCAGCCCGCCGAGGTGCAGTCGCAGATCGGCCTGTGGCGCGTCGCCACCGCCATGAAGGTGGGCCTGCAGTTCGAGAACCTGCTGAAGCGCGGCCTGCTGAACTACGCCTACTGGCTGCCCAACGGCCGCCCCGAGTTCCGGTACGTCTACCACGAGACGACCGAAGAGTGTAACCACGGCATGATGTTCCAGGAGTTCGTCAACCGGACGAAGATGCCGATCCGGGGCATGCCGAAGTCGCTGACCACCCTGGCCCAGGTCGCGCCGTGGATCCCGCTGATCAGCACCGAGCTGTTCTTCGTGTTCGTGCTCGGCGGCGAGGACCCCATCGACTTCGTGCAGCGCAAGTCCCTCAAGGGCGGGCACATCAAGCACCCGCTCGAAGAGACCATCATGAAGATCCACATCGCCGAGGAGGCCCGGCACATCTCGTTCGCCCGGCACTACCTCAAGCACCGGGTGCCCAACCTGTCCAAGGCCGAGAAGCGGATGCTCGGGCTGCTGGCCCCCGTGGTCCTGGGTGTCATGGCCCGCATCATGCTCTGCCCGCCCGGACCGATGGTCCGCCACTTCGACATCCCGAGGGAGGTCGTCAAGGAGGCGTACGGCAGCCCCGAGTTCAAGCAGCAGTTGCGCGACTGCGTGGGCAAGATCCGCGACCTGATGGCCGAGCTGGACCTCATCACCCCCGTCAACAAGCAGGTGTGGGCCGCCCTGGGCATCTGGGACAAGCCCCGCACCCGTTCCGTCGCCGGCCGCGCGGCCAAGGCGGCGTGA